AGCATTGTCTTGTCAATCCTAATGACAAGGAGTCTCGCGTGAGGATTTTCCAGGTTGTCAGCTTAGCTGAGACCAACATGTCGTTGCAGAGTGTCAAAGTTTTCTGTGAGCAGTGGTACGGTCCCTTCAGAGATGGCGATCAGCTTGGAGGTTGTGCCATCCGTAGCTCCGGGTTTGCTTCTACACCTACCACAGCAGCTTCAGTGGTTGCCGGTTCTTGGAGAGTTCTACTTGCTACCACTAGCTTTCACGCCTCTGATTCCGTGAGTAAGCCTGTTCTTTTTGCAAATGTGTACATCCATTGGATGGTCGCTGTTGTGAATCATTTTGTGAGTATTTTCAGGGTTGTGTTCAACACTTTACTGGCGAGAAGGTTATTGAGATTGTTAGAGAAGAAACGGATCTTCTACTGCTTCCGCAAGAGCTGTGGTGCTCACTCCAAGAAAGCAAAGACGGCGATAGAGTATTTTCAGTAGGATGGGTGTTTGAGCCAGGCCATGCTATCACATCCAGCTGCGTCTTCTCCAGCGATTCTAAGCTAAAGGTAACACGATAATCTTCTCTGTTGACAACCACTCTTCTCCTTGCAACCTGTGGTCACTAGTATCTCTCTTTTACTGTGTGCAGGAGGTAACAATGGGAAGAGAGACTGCTCTATTAGATGTATGATGATGAATTTATCATTTAAATCCACAGTAATCattcttattatattttcgTTATAGGATGTGTCTGTGCATATAAGTCAATTTACAATAATCTCATATGACTTCCTATTTGTTTATCTGTTAATACATATCAGTTCATTTTAGAGTGCAGAGCCTTTATTGATATTCGATCTTTACCGGGAAGGATCCATATCATATTTCTGCAGAGCTTTTGTAGCTTTCGCATCTCTTGGGTCAGCAGCTCTATCAGCAATGAAGGTTTCACGTAGACCGTCAGTTTGGGAAAGAATTCGATGGAATTTTACCTAGAAGAACTGAGAAAAGGCCTAACCTGTACATAATTGTGAGGTCGCCATTTTGTCACTGTGAGACGGCATTGTTCCTGAGGCTCATGTTTATGCTTTTTCTCATTGTTCTTCCGGCAATGCCTTTCTGCATCATAGCGACAAACTCTCCGTAGTCAATCCTTCCAtcctgaaacaagaagaagataaatgatCCCTGGCCTTTTTTTACCATATATAATCTCCAAGACAGAGGATATGCATATGCATAAGCGCAGGTCTCTCACATTGTCTTGGTCGACTTCTTTGATCACATCTTCGAGAAAAACATCACTCATTCCCTGTTCAGCACACGCGTGCTGTAACTCATCGATTGTGATGTAACCGCTCCCATCTTTGTCAAAGTACGTGAAGGCTGAGAGGAGATGTTCCTCACGCTCTAATTTGTTCATATGGATTGTTGCAGCAATGAATTCACCATAATCTATGGTNNNNNNNNNNNNNNNNNNNNNNNNNNNNNNNNNNNNNNNNNNNNNNNNNNNNNNNNNNNNNNNNNNNNNNNNNNNNNNNNNNNNNNNNNNNNNNNNNNNNNNNNNNNNNNNNNNNNNNNNNNNNNNNNNNNNNNNNNNNNNNNNNNNNNNNNNNNNNNNNNNNNNNNNNNNNNNNNNNNNNNNNNNNNNNNNNNNNNNNNNNNNNNNNNNNNNNNNNNNNNNNNNNNNNNNNNNNNNNNNNNNNNNNNNNNNNNNNNNNNNNNNNNNNNNNNNNNNNNNNNNNNNNNNNNNNNNNNNNNNNNNNNNNNNNNNNNNNNNNNNNNNNNNNNNNNNNNNNNNNNNNNNNNNNNNNNNNNNNNNNNNNNNNNNNNNNNNNNNNNNNNNNNNNNNNNNNNNNNNNNNNNNNNNNNNNNNNNNNNNNNNNNNNNNNNNNNNNNNNNNNNNNNNNNNNNNNNNNNNNNNNNNNNNNNNNNNNNNNNNNNNNNNNNNNNNNNNNNNNNNNNNNNNNNNNNNNNNNNNNNNNNNNNNNNNNNNNNNNNNNNNNNNNNNNNNNNNNNNNNNNNNNNNNNNNNNNNNNNNNNNNNNNNNNNNNNNNNNNNNNNNNNNNNNNNNNNNNNNNNNNNNNNNNNNNNNNNNNNNNNNNNNNNNNNNNNNNNNNNNNNNNNNNNNNNNNNNNNNNNNNNNNNNNNNNNNNNNNNNNNNNNNNNNNNNNNNNNNNNNNNNNNNNNNNNNNNNNNNNNNNNNNNNNNNNNNNNNNNNNNNNNNNNNNNNNNNNNNNNNNNNNGTCTCTCACATTGTCTTGGTCGACTTCTTTGATCACATCTTCGAGAAAAACATCACTCATTCCCTGTTCAGCACACGCGTGCTGTAACTCATCGATTGTGATGTAACCGCTCCCATCTTTGTCAAAGTACGTGAAGGCTGAGAGGAGATGTTCCTCACGCTCTAATTTGTTCATATGGATTGTTGCAGCAATGAATTCACCATAATCTATGGTCCCACTCTTGTCAATATCTGCCTGGTAAATCACAGTCACAGATTCATACTTAACATACTGATTTCAAGCAGGTACACTGTACTCACATATATCAGATCAGAGCAAAGTTCTTACAGCCTCCATAAGGTCTCGAATCTCAGTATCCTTGAGGGTAGAACCATATCTTCGCAACCCGGCTTTTAACTCATCGAATGTAATTGCTCCACTGTTATCCGTGTCCATTGCTTTGAACATTTCCTTCAATCCAGCAATTTCTTCCTCGGAGAGACTCTCAGCTATTACCTGGATCACATCCGAAGACGTTTATGGAAAAATAATTCATAGTATGTAAATGGAAACAGCTTGCGTCTGGGTGCTTACCCTTAAAGCCATCTGCTTTAGTTTATTCATTGCAGAGAACTGCTTAAGACGAGAAAGCACAGCAGGATCTAGTGCTCTGTCTGGTGCAACTCCATTTTCACAGATCCAAGGATGGCCTGCAAAATTCTAAGTAAGCTAGCAGATACACCTATTCAGGACATGAAATAAGAACAAACTGGTTAGACTTACGCAATACTTGATGAGCTGTCAGACGCTCAGACGGCCGGGAACATAGCATGCCACGGATCAAGTCTTTTGCAGAGTCAGATATTAGGGGCCAAGGATCAGAGTCAAAGTCAATATGTCCCTTGAGCACTGCGTCAAATATCCCTTGCTGTGTTTCTGCAGagcaaaatatataagaatCTTTTACCTTGAAAGCCTTTTATTACATTTGTTTCATTTGGGTGCATACCTGCCCAGAACGGTGGGACTCCGCAAACCAATATGTACAGTATTACCCCTGCCGTCCACACATCAGCCTCCGGTCCGTAGTGCTTGAGCAGAACCTCAGGAGCAACATAATAAGGACTTCCAACGACATCCTCAAATATTTGACCTGAAAGTTGCAGATGATGGATGTAGCAAGTTTGAAATTCTATGAATGAAGATATGTTGGAAAAGATGCAGTAGAGATGTTTTCACCTGGTTTGAAGAACACGGAAAGCCCAAAATCAATGGCCTTAAGAGAGAAGTCATCGTCCTTGTTAACCAACAAGAAATTTTCGGGCTTAAGATCTCTATGCATGACACCAAGCGAATGGCAAGCctcaacaacaccaacaatgaTCTTTATTAGTTCAGCTGCTTTTCTCTCGCTGTAATGCCCTCTCNNNNNNNNNNNNNNNNNNNNNNNNNNNNNNNNNNNNNNNNNNNNNNNNNNNNNNNNNNNNNNNNNNNNNNNNNNNNNNNNNNNNNNNNNNNNNNNNNNNNNNNNNNNNNNNNNNNNNNNNNNNNNNNNNNNNNNNNNNNNNNNNNNNNNNNNNNNNNNNNNNNNNNNNNNNNNNNNNNNNNNNNNNNNNNNNNNNNNNNNNNNNNNNNNNNNNNNNNNNNNNNNNNNNNNNNNNNNNNNNNNNNNNNNNNNNNNNNNNNNNNNNNNNNNNNNNNNNNNNNNNNNNNNNNNNNNNNNNNNNNNNNNNNNNNNNNNNNNNNNNNNNNNNNNNNNNNNNNNNNNNNNNNNNNNNNNNNNNNNNNNNNNNNNNNNNNNNNNNNNNNNNNNNNNNNNNNNNNNNNNNNNNNNNNNNNNNNNNNNNNNNNNNNNNNNNNNNNNNNNNNNNNNNNNNNNNNNNNNNNNNNNNNNNNNNNNNNNNNNNNNNNNNNNNNNNNNNNNNNNNNNNNNNNNNNNNNNNNNNNNNNNNNNNNNNNNNNNNNNNNNNNNNNNNNNNNNNNNNNNNNNNNNNNNNNNNNNNNNNNNNNNNNNNNNNNNNNNNNNNNNNNNNNNNNNNNNNNNNNNNNNNNNNNNNNNNNNNNNNNNNNNNNNNNNNNNNNNNNNNNNNNNNNNNNNNNNNNNNNNNNNNNNNNNNNNNNNNNNNNNNNNNNNNNNNNNNNNNNNNNNNNNNNNNNNNNNNNNNNNNNNNNNNNNNNNNNNNNNNNNNNNNNNNNNNNNNNNNNNNNNNNNNNNNNNNNNNNNNNNNNNNNNNNNNNNNNNNNNNNNNNNNNNNNNNNNNNNNNNNNNNNNNNNNNNNNNNNNNNNNNNNNNNNNNNNNNNNNNNNNNNNNNNNNNNNNNNNNNNNNNNNNNNNNNNNNNNNNNNNNNNNNNNNNNNNNNNNNNNNNNNNNNNNNNNNNNNNNNNNNNNNNNNNNNNNNNNNNNNNNNNNNNNNNNNNNNNNNNNNNNNNNNNNNNNNNNNNNNNNNNNNNNNNNNNNNNNNNNNNNNNNNNNNNNNNNNNNNNNNNNNNNNNNNNNNNNNNNNNNNNNNNNNNNNNNNNNNNNNNNNNNNNNNNNNNNNNNNNNNNNNNNNNNNNNNNNNNNNNNNNNNNNNNNNNNNNNNNNNNNNNNNNNNNNNNNNNNNNNNNNNNNNNNNNNNNNNNNNNNNNNNNNNNNNNNNNNNNNNNNNNNNNNNNNNNNNNNNNNNNNNNNNNNNNNNNNNNNNNNNNNNNNNNNNNNNNNNNNNNNNNNNNNNNNNNNNNNNNNNNNNNNNNNNNNNNNNNNNNNNNNNNNNNNNNNNNNNNNNNNNNNNNNNNNNNNNNNNNNNNNNNNNNNNNNNNNNNNNNNNNNNNNNNNNNNNNNNNNNNNNNNNNNNNNNNNNNNNNNNNNNNNNNNNNNNNNNNNNNNNNNNNNNNNNNNNNNNNNNNNNNNNNNNNNNNNNNNNNNNNNNNNNNNNNNNNNNNNNNNNNNNNNNNNNNNNNNNNNNNNNNNNNNNNNNNNNNNNNNNNNNNNNNNNNNNNNNNNNNNNNNNNNNNNNNNNNNNNNNNNNNNNNNNNNNNNNNNNNNNNNNNNNNNNNNNNNNNNNNNNNNNNNNNNNNNNNNNNNNNNNNNNNNNNNNNNNNNNNNNNNNNNNNNNNNNNNNNNNNNNNNNNNNNNNNNNNNNNNNNNNNNNNNNNNNNNNNNNNNNNNNNNNNNNNNNNNNNNNNNNNNNNNNNNNNNNNNNNNNNNNNNNNNNNNNNNNNNNNNNNNNNNNNNNNNNNNNNNNNNNNNNNNNNNNNNNNNNNNNNNNNNNNNNNNNNNNNNNNNNNNNNNNNNNNNNNNNNNNNNNNNNNNNNNNNNNNNNNNNNNNNNNNNNNNNNNNNNNNNNNNNNNNNNNNNNNNNNNNNNNNNNNNNNNNNNNNNNNNNNNNNNNNNNNNNNNNNNNNNNNNNNNNNNNNNNNNNNNNNNNNNNNNNNNNNNNNNNNNNNNNNNNNNNNNNNNNNNNNNNNNNNNNNNNNNNNNNNNNNNNNNNNNNNNNNNNNNNNNNNNNNNNNNNNNNNNNNNNNNNNNNNNNNNNNNNNNNNNNNNNNNNNNNNNNNNNNNNNNNNNNNNNNNNNNNNNNNNNNNNNNNNNNNNNNNNNNNNNNNNNNNNNNNNNNNNNNNNNNNNNNNNNNNNNNNNNNNNNNNNNNNNNNNNNNNNNNNNNNNNNNNNNNNNNNNNNNNNNNNNNNNNNNNNNNNNNNNNNNNNNNNNNNNNNNNNNNNNNNNNNNNNNNNNNNNNNNNNNNNNNNNNNNNNNNNNNNNNNNNNNNNNNNNNNNNNNNNNNNNNNNNNNNNNNNNNNNNNNNNNNNNNNNNNNNNNNNNNNNNNNNNNNNNNNNNNNNNNNNNNNNNNNNNNNNNNNNNNNNNNNNNNNNNNNNNNNNNNNNNNNNNTCGAATGTAATTGCTCCACTGTTATCCGTGTCCATTGCTTTGAACATTTCCTTCAATCCAGCAATTTCTTCCTCGGAGAGACTCTCAGCTATTACCTGGATCACATCCGAAGACGTTTATGGAAAAATAATTCATAGTATGTAAATGGAAACAGCTTGCGTCTGGGTGCTTACCCTTAAAGCCATCTGCTTTAGTTTATTCATTGCAGAGAACTGCTTAAGACGAGAAAGCACAGCAGGATCTAGTGCTCTGTCTGGTGCAACTCCATTTTCACAGATCCAAGGATGGCCTGCAAAATTCTAAGTAAGCTAGCAGATACACCTATTCAGGACATGAAATAAGAACAAACTGGTTAGACTTACGCAATACTTGATGAGCTGTCAGACGCTCAGACGGCCGGGAACATAGCATGCCACGGATCAAGTCTTTTGCAGAGTCAGATATTAGGGGCCAAGGATCAGAGTCAAAGTCAATATGTCCCTTGAGCACTGCGTCAAATATCCCTTGCTGTGTTTCTGCAGagcaaaatatataagaatCTTTTACCTTGAAAGCCTTTTATTACATTTGTTTCATTTGGGTGCATACCTGCCCAGAACGGTGGGACTCCGCAAACCAATATGTACAGTATTACCCCTGCCGTCCACACATCAGCCTCCGGTCCGTAGTGCTTGAGCAGAACCTCAGGAGCAACATAATAAGGACTTCCAACGACATCCTCAAATATTTGACCTGAAAGTTGCAGATGATGGATGTAGCAAGTTTGAAATTCTATGAATGAAGATATGTTGGAAAAGATGCAGTAGAGATGTTTTCACCTGGTTTGAAGAACACGGAAAGCCCAAAATCAATGGCCTTAAGAGAGAAGTCATCGTCCTTGTTAACCAACAAGAAATTTTCGGGCTTAAGATCTCTATGCATGACACCAAGCGAATGGCAAGCctcaacaacaccaacaatgaTCTTTATTAGTTCAGCTGCTTTTCTCTCGCTGTAATGCCCTCTCTGGATAATTCTATCAAATAATTCCCCACCTGAGCAGAGCTCCATCACGATGTGGACATACAAAGGATCCTCATACGCACCTTTAATGGTGACAATGTTCTTGTAACCAGCCAGATGGTGCATGATTTGAATTTCCCTCCGCACGTCTTCCACATCTTCCTTGGAAATCAACTTTCGTTTTGTTATAGACTTGCACGCGTATTCACGCCCTGTTGAGATCTCTCTGCACATGTAAGTCGTCCCAAACTGTCCTTGACCTAGTTTGTGTCCCAACGAGTAGAGATCTCGGATGCTTGGGGTCTTTTGACCAAGAACATAGCAGGCTTGGTTCCCACCGCTGTGCTTCATTGTGGCTTATTTCTTCTGCCTGAAACAAACCGTGGAAAGTCCAAATGAGTTTAGAAGAATGGTTTTGCTTGTAAGTGCCTCGAGACAGATCGAGCAGCCAAAGAATAGAATGACATGTATTGCCCATCAAACTAATCATAATTCAATCCCTTACCAACTTAGTTCACCTCCCCTTCCAAATCAGTTTGCCATCATCAGAGGAAAACAGATCAGGTCCCATAAAACACGATCTGAAAACATTAAAAGATGGGatacaaatttaataatctATCTACAAGAGCCAAATCGCATGCATTGGTAGAGAGAAATCAAACATGGGAAGGAAATTAGAAGAAGAGATGGGTGTGTAAATTACCtggaaaaaatgttaaaagagtCAGATTGGTGCAGATCCGATGATCAAAGTGTATTCTTTGTTGAACATGGTATTGCAATATTCTCGCCCAACGTCTCTACCTACATCCTgactaaaaataacaaaagaagatatCTTTGATTATTAGTCATCAACAACAGATCCATAAAATAGTCTCTTTTAttagaatattctaaaaatgcAGCGGACTCTCTGCAAGGCTCTTTTACTTCACATGGGACATATCAAACCTCCTTTCACCCGTTTATCTCCAATTGGTCATCATATACATTATCAGCTGGAGAAGGCCAAGGAGGAGATGCGGTTGTGATGTAACAGAGAAGATCCAAAAATGAAAGTGTGCgtgaaataaaaattacttCTTTGAAGCAACACCGATTGATTAGTTTGGGTGTTAAGGTCAATAATCCTCTCCACCGCCTGCCAGGACCAACGAAATAAGGATTTGGCTGTAACCTGTAGATGGTTGTAGAGCTATGTACACTAGCAATAAAGAAGCCAAGGGAAGTGGAAAGACGAAAAACTTGATACAATGATATGCATTCGTGTAAGATACCCACAAGACAATCAGTTATAAAACTACTGAAAATGTATTTAAGCCTGACCCTTTAAAGAGGTTCCCATAACTTCTAAACCAGTGAGACAGACCACCGGAGCTTCTTAGCTATTAAACTTACCCCCCCTCTCTACAAACTCATCCATAGATAATACAACCAAAAGTGCAAACGCTGCTAGAAGGAGGTTGCCTGCGGTcgaatattttcttttgctttcatCTGCGTTTGAGACCTGGTTAGCAGAGAACTGTAAGCAACGGTGAGGATGTAAATGATGCTGGTTGGAGAAGTACATGTTTTGCATCAGGAGTCTCGAATTCCAAGCTGCTTTACAGAATCTGGGCCAACCAGGAATACCCGTCTTGTAGTCTGGATTCGAAACACCACTACTCCTTTATATGCTGTTCGAGGCACACCATCCTGCACAATGAATGGGGGTACACAACAGTGACTTTTTTTGGACCTACAATCATTTAGGATTTTACAGTTCAATCTTCTGAAATTACCTTCCATTCTTCAAATATACCAAACTCCCCTGCAATGCGTTCAAACTCTGGTTGGTCTCTATACCGGATACGAATATCAGCCTCTATGTTTTGAGCCTTTAAGACAAGGTCAGAACCTTGAACTGGTCGTGCTTGTCTCACCAAGCCAGAAAAGTACTTGGTATAGTTTCCCTTTGTAGACATGAGAGAACAAGTTAAAAAACTAGATTTACCCACTAAAAACATGCCcaggaaaacaaaagatatgatTCCCAGAATTCTGTAATTATTACCTCTGTTAGGTATCCCAGGTCCTTCGCTTTCCAGTCAAcctaataaatgaaataaaaaacaagtgAAAAGTGGTGATGCAACAAAAAGGGGTAAGAACACACTGATGCTTACCTTCACATCATTTAGCTTTATAGGTTGCAGATACTGACTGAAAAACTGTCCCAAACTAGACCCCTGCAAGATGAAAATGGCAAAGGTTATGTGAAAGGGTGAAATGAAAACGGTATTATCTGGTCTTGACTGTCTACGTCCATGTCTTGAGAAACTTTAGGACGAAGCTCCAATAATACATTTGTATTATTCATACAAAAAGCTATATGCACTAAGCATTGAACAATTcaacagaaataaaaagaaacagcaTGTACAACTATGGCAATGGAAACTCATATGATATATAACATAATCCGGTACCTACATGTTCACCAAAGTTGTATGTTCTGCAGACTTCTGGTCGAATGAATTGGCGGCCTTTATGGTTTTCCTTCAGTCTCAGCCAATCATCCCAGTAAGTGGATATTTGTTAAGGAAAGTCTAAGATGCATCAAATTTTAGTCATCGAGAATGAAAAAACGGATATAAGGATATGCCTTTGGCCACTTAGGTGATAACTCATCCCAAGTCGATCTCTTCAGCATCCACCCAAGGCCAGGAAAAAAATCTGATCGGTAAAGTGCATCTgcagattattttattttagctaGCATGAACAAGACATAATGAGGTAATGAAAGAACAGGCAAGAGAGGAAGCGAggtaaacaagaagaagaagaatcttacAGGGATCATGCACAAATTGCTTCTGCCCATTATCATTCCATGATGAAGCAGCCATAATGGTTCTAACACATGTTTGCATccagaaaagaatgaaaaacaataaaaaaaaaagaaaacttgtaGAAACTTATGCCATAAGAATCTAGCTTCAGTAGGTAACATACTTATCCCTATCCATGAGACTAGCTGCAGCCTCAAAGTAATCAAAGAAGTCTGGAGCAATTTCCATATCATCTGTTAAANNNNNNNNNNNNNNNNNNNNNNNNNNNNNNNNNNNNNNNNNNNNNNNNNNNNNNNNNNNNNNNNNNNNNNNNNNNNNNNNNNNNNNNNNNNNNNNNNNNNNNNNNNNNNNNNNNNNNNNNNNNNNNNNNNNNNNNNNNNNNNNNNNNNNNNNNNNNNNNNNNNNNNNNNNNNNNNNNNNNNNNNNNNNNNNNNNNNNNNNNNNNNNNNNNNNNNNNNNNNNNNNNNNNNNNNNNNNNNNNNNNNNNNNNNNNNNNNNNNNNNNNNNNNNNNNNNNNNNNNNNNNNNNNNNNNNNNNNNNNNNNNNNNNNNNNNNNNNNNNNNNNNNNNNNNNNNNNNNNNNNNNNNNNNNNNNNNNNNNNNNNNNNNNNNNNNNNNNNNNNNNNNNNNNNNNNNNNNNNNNNNNNNNNNNNNNNNNNNNNNNNNNNNNNNNNNNNNNNNNNNNNNNNNNNNNNNNNNNNNNNNNNNNNNNNNNNNNNNNNNNNNNNNNNNNNNNNNNNNNNNNNNNNNNNNNNNNNNNNNNNNNNNNNNNNNNNNNNNNNNNNNNNNNNNNNNNNNNNNNNNNNNNNNNNNNNNNNNNNNNNNNNNNNNNNNNNNNNNNNNNNNNNNNNNNNNNNNNNNNNNNNNNNNNNNNNNNNNNNNNNNNNNNNNNNNNNNNNNNNNNNNNNNNNNNNNNNNNNNNNNNNNNNNNNNNNNNNNNNNNNNNNNNNNNNNNNNNNNNNNNNNNNNNNNNNNNNNNNNNNNNNNNNNNNNNNNNNNNNNNNNNNNNNNNNNNNNNNNNNNNNNNNNNNNNNNNNNNNNNNNNNNNNNNNNNNNNNNNNNNNNNNNNNNNNNNNNNNNNNNNNNNNNNNNNNNNNNNNNNNNNNNNNNNNNNNNNNNNNNNNNNNNNNNNNNNNNNNNNNNNNNNNNNNNNNNNNNNNNNNNNNNNNNNNNNNNNNNNNNNNNNNNNNNNNNNNNNNNNNNNNNNNNNNNNNNNNNNNNNNNNNNNNNNNNNNNNNNNNNNNNNNNNNNNNNNNNNNNNNNNNNNNNNNNNNNNNNNNNNNNNNNNNNNNNNNNNNNNNNNNNNNNNNNNNNNNNNNNNNNNNNNNNNNNNNNNNNNNNNNNNNNNNNNNNNNNNNNNNNNNNNNNNNNNNNNNNNNNNNNNNNNNNNNNNNNNNNNNNNNNNNNNNNNNNNNNNNNNNNNNNNNNNNNNNNNNNNNNNNNNNNNNNNNNNNNNNNNNNNNNNNNNNNNNNNNNNNNNNNNNNNNNNNNNNNNNNNNNNNNNNNNNNNNNNNNNNNNNNNNNNNNNNNNNNNNNNNNNNNNNNNNNNNNNNNNNNNNNNNNNNNNNNNNNNNNNNNNNNNNNNNNNNNNNNNNNNNNNNNNNNNNNNNNNNNNNNNNNNNNNNNNNNNNNNNNNNNNNNNNNNNNNNNNNNNNNNNNNNNNNNNNNNNNNNNNNNNNNNNNNNNNNNNNNNNNNNNNNNNNNNNNNNNNNNNNNNNNNNNNNNNNNNNNNNNNNNNNNNNNNNNNNNNNNNNNNNNNNNNNNNNNNNNNNNNNNNNNNNNNNNNNNNNNNNNNNNNNNNNNNNNNNNNNNNNNNNNNNNNNNNNNNNNNNNNNNNNNNNNNNNNNNNNNNNNNNNNNNNNNNNNNNNNNNNNNNNNNNNNNNNNNNNNNNNNNNNNNNNNNNNNNNNNNNNNNNNNNNNNNNNNNNNNNNNNNNNNNNNNNNNNNNNNNNNNNNNNNNNNNNNNNNNNNNNNNNNNNNNNNNNNNNNNNNNNNNNNNNNNNNNNNNNNNNNNNNNNNNNNNNNNNNNNNNNNNNNNNNNNNNNNNNNNNNNNNNNNNNNNNNNNNNNNNNNNNNNNNNNNNNNNNNNNNNNNNNNNNNNNNNNNNNNNNNNNNNNNNNNNNNNNNNNNNNNNNNNNNNNNNNNNNNNNNNNNNNNNNNNNNNNNNNNNNNNNNNNNNNNNNNNNNNNNNNNNNNNNNNNNNNNNNNNNNNNNNNNNNNNNNNNNNNNNAGTTCAATCTTCTGAAATTACCTTCCATTCTTCAAATATACCAAACTCCCCTGCAATGCGTTCAAACTCTGGTTGGTCTCTATACCGGATACGAATATCAGCCTCTATGTTTTGAGCCTTTAAGACAAGGTCAGAACCTTGAACTGGTCGTGCTTGTCTCACCAAGCCAGAAAAGTACTTGGTATAGTTTCCCTTTGTAGACATGAGAGAACAAGTTAAAAAACTAGATTTACCCACTAAAAACATGCCcaggaaaacaaaagatatgatTCCCAGAATTCTGTAATTATTACCTCTGTTAGGTATCCCAGGTCCTTCGCTTTCCAGTCAAcctaataaatgaaataaaaaacaagtgAAAAGTGGTGATGCAACAAAAAGGGGTAAGAACACACTGATGCTTACCTTCACATCATTTAGCTTTATAGGTTGCAGATACTGACTGAAAAACTGTCCCAAACTAGACCCCTGCAAGATGAAAATGGCAAAGGTTATGTGAAAGGGTGAAATGAAAACGGTATTATCTGGTCTTGACTGTCTACGTCCATGTCTTGAGAAACTTTAGGACGAAGCTCCAATAATACATTTGTATTATTCATACAAAAAGCTATATGCACTAAGCATTGAACAATTcaacagaaataaaaagaaacagcaTGTACAACTATGGCAATGGAAACTCATATGATATATAACATAATCCGGTACCTACATGTTCACCAAAGTTGTATGTTCTGCAGACTTCTGGTCGAATGAATTGGCGGCCTTTATGGTTTTCCTTCAGTCTCAGCCAATCATCCCAGTAAGTGGATATTTGTTAAGGAAAGTCTAAGATGCATCAAATTTTAGTCATCGAGAATGAAAAAACGGATATAAGGATATGCCTTTGGCCACTTAGGTGATAACTCATCCCAAGTCGATCTCTTCAGCATCCACCCAAGGCCAGGAAAAAAATCTGATCGGTAAAGTGCATCTgcagattattttattttagctaGCATGAACAAGACATAATGAGGTAATGAAAGAACAGGCAAGAGAGGAAGCGAggtaaacaagaagaagaagaatctta
The sequence above is a segment of the Camelina sativa cultivar DH55 chromosome 10, Cs, whole genome shotgun sequence genome. Coding sequences within it:
- the LOC104716107 gene encoding uncharacterized protein LOC104716107 isoform X1 → MMMTSSGSSLLWRSRTTAPALPPRSPPLSKALSFPFSSALGGFIHRAPLSCSAEISSDSALAQSRPAPDFNPWSEFAQNVSGEWDGFGADFSRQGKPLELPESVVPEAYREWEVKVFDWQTQCPTLAQPHAHTFLYKSIKLLPTVGCEADAATRYTIDQRTIGSALAFSYSDTGSYVAVWPLRNNQLEVEHCLVNPNDKESRVRIFQVVSLAETNMSLQSVKVFCEQWYGPFRDGDQLGGCAIRSSGFASTPTTAASVVAGSWRVLLATTSFHASDSGCVQHFTGEKVIEIVREETDLLLLPQELWCSLQESKDGDRVFSVGWVFEPGHAITSSCVFSSDSKLKEVTMGRETALLDSAEPLLIFDLYREGSISYFCRAFVAFASLGSAALSAMKVSRRPSVWERIRWNFT
- the LOC104716106 gene encoding calcium-dependent protein kinase 26 isoform X1, producing MKHSGGNQACYVLGQKTPSIRDLYSLGHKLGQGQFGTTYMCREISTGREYACKSITKRKLISKEDVEDVRREIQIMHHLAGYKNIVTIKGAYEDPLYVHIVMELCSGGELFDRIIQRGHYSERKAAELIKIIVGVVEACHSLGVMHRDLKPENFLLVNKDDDFSLKAIDFGLSVFFKPGQIFEDVVGSPYYVAPEVLLKHYGPEADVWTAGVILYILVCGVPPFWAETQQGIFDAVLKGHIDFDSDPWPLISDSAKDLIRGMLCSRPSERLTAHQVLRHPWICENGVAPDRALDPAVLSRLKQFSAMNKLKQMALRVIAESLSEEEIAGLKEMFKAMDTDNSGAITFDELKAGLRRYGSTLKDTEIRDLMEAADIDKSGTIDYGEFIAATIHMNKLEREEHLLSAFTYFDKDGSGYITIDELQHACAEQGMSDVFLEDVIKEVDQDNDGRIDYGEFVAMMQKGIAGRTMRKSINMSLRNNAVSQ
- the LOC104716106 gene encoding calcium-dependent protein kinase 26 isoform X2, which gives rise to MKHSGGNQACYVLGQKTPSIRDLYSLGHKLGQGQFGTTYMCREISTGREYACKSITKRKLISKEDVEDVRREIQIMHHLAGYKNIVTIKGAYEDPLYVHIVMELCSGGELFDRIIQRGHYSERKAAELIKIIVGVVEACHSLGVMHRDLKPENFLLVNKDDDFSLKAIDFGLSVFFKPGQIFEDVVGSPYYVAPEVLLKHYGPEADVWTAGVILYILVCGVPPFWAETQQGIFDAVLKGHIDFDSDPWPLISDSAKDLIRGMLCSRPSERLTAHQVLRHPWICENGVAPDRALDPAVLSRLKQFSAMNKLKQMALRVIAESLSEEEIAGLKEMFKAMDTDNSGAITFDELKAGLRRYGSTLKDTEIRDLMEAADIDKSGTIDYGEFIAATIHMNKLEREEHLLSAFTYFDKDGSGYITIDELQHACAEQGMSDVFLEDVIKEVDQDNDGRIDYGEFVAMMQKGIAGRTMRKSINMSLRNNAVSQ
- the LOC104719898 gene encoding alpha-1,3-mannosyl-glycoprotein 2-beta-N-acetylglucosaminyltransferase-like codes for the protein MEIAPDFFDYFEAAASLMDRDKTIMAASSWNDNGQKQFVHDPYALYRSDFFPGLGWMLKRSTWDELSPKWPKAYWDDWLRLKENHKGRQFIRPEVCRTYNFGEHGSSLGQFFSQYLQPIKLNDVKVDWKAKDLGYLTEGNYTKYFSGLVRQARPVQGSDLVLKAQNIEADIRIRYRDQPEFERIAGEFGIFEEWKDGVPRTAYKGVVVFRIQTTRRVFLVGPDSVKQLGIRDS